From a single Oceanobacillus kimchii X50 genomic region:
- a CDS encoding HpcH/HpaI aldolase family protein, with protein sequence MTKKLKQRIFNNEKVLGGFVNSYNPSLVEMLGFNGYDFVVIDNEHGAFSQSEITDMIRAAKRTNMSPVVRTSYDPSSVQKALDSGAEGIQVPMVNNREQAEEVVSKAKYPPIGMRGVAYSIPAAQYGTLSGRSYLDQANKDNLISVHIETKEAVENFEEIIAVNEIDIAFIGSTDLAVNLGYDNPNDSGVQDIISNLFERAKDHDIKMGLVASDTASTVKAFNQGASYVSVVTNKIITDALKEVVSNSKN encoded by the coding sequence ATGACTAAAAAACTAAAACAACGAATATTTAACAATGAAAAAGTCTTAGGGGGATTTGTAAACTCATATAATCCCTCACTTGTTGAAATGCTTGGCTTTAATGGGTATGACTTCGTTGTGATTGATAACGAACATGGGGCATTCAGTCAATCTGAAATTACAGATATGATACGTGCTGCGAAACGAACAAATATGTCACCAGTAGTACGCACTTCCTACGATCCTTCATCTGTGCAAAAGGCTTTAGATAGTGGTGCGGAAGGCATCCAGGTACCAATGGTCAATAATCGAGAGCAGGCAGAGGAAGTTGTTTCCAAAGCCAAGTATCCTCCAATTGGAATGCGGGGAGTTGCTTACTCTATTCCAGCAGCACAATATGGAACATTAAGCGGAAGGTCTTATTTAGATCAAGCAAACAAAGATAATCTTATATCTGTACACATTGAGACAAAGGAAGCTGTAGAAAATTTTGAAGAAATCATCGCTGTAAATGAAATTGATATAGCTTTTATTGGTTCAACAGATTTAGCTGTTAATTTAGGCTATGATAACCCTAATGATTCAGGGGTACAAGATATAATATCAAATCTGTTTGAAAGAGCAAAAGACCATGATATAAAGATGGGATTAGTAGCATCTGACACAGCTTCAACTGTAAAAGCTTTTAATCAAGGAGCTAGCTATGTTTCCGTTGTAACGAATAAGATAATAACAGATGCTTTAAAAGAAGTAGTATCAAATTCTAAAAACTAA
- a CDS encoding alpha/beta fold hydrolase: MEKASYLKQNNKIPLLLLPGTLCNEKLWEHQIAYLADIAAIQVGDLTQDNTIEDMALSVLDKAPETFALAGLSLGGIVAIEIMRQAPERVTQLALLDTNPRSPTCAQIEAWNKFIQMSKEGKFTSITKDYLMPGLIRQSSQNSSLSQTIIDMAEEVGPEAMERQMTALMHRPDAFKILPSIKCPVSVMVGLEDSVCPVEMSNELVREIPNSQLTIVKDAGHLSSLDNPMEVSRKLKEWLQQNSLKGA; the protein is encoded by the coding sequence TTGGAAAAAGCAAGTTATTTAAAGCAGAACAATAAAATCCCACTACTATTACTTCCTGGCACACTTTGTAATGAAAAGTTATGGGAACATCAGATAGCGTATTTAGCAGATATAGCAGCTATTCAAGTTGGGGATTTAACTCAAGACAATACGATAGAAGATATGGCATTGAGTGTTTTGGATAAAGCTCCTGAAACCTTTGCACTTGCAGGATTATCATTGGGGGGGATCGTTGCAATTGAAATTATGAGACAAGCCCCTGAACGTGTTACACAGCTAGCTTTGCTGGATACGAATCCGAGGTCTCCTACTTGTGCTCAAATTGAAGCTTGGAATAAGTTCATTCAAATGAGCAAAGAAGGAAAGTTTACAAGTATAACAAAGGACTACTTAATGCCGGGATTAATACGCCAGTCTAGTCAGAACTCATCACTTAGTCAAACGATAATAGATATGGCAGAGGAAGTCGGACCGGAGGCAATGGAAAGACAGATGACAGCATTGATGCATCGTCCTGATGCGTTTAAAATACTGCCTTCGATTAAATGTCCTGTGAGCGTCATGGTTGGACTGGAAGATAGTGTTTGCCCTGTTGAAATGAGCAATGAACTGGTTCGGGAAATTCCAAATTCTCAACTGACGATAGTCAAAGATGCGGGACACTTGAGCAGCTTAGATAATCCGATGGAAGTTTCCCGTAAATTAAAAGAGTGGCTACAGCAAAATAGCTTAAAGGGAGCATGA
- a CDS encoding cupin domain-containing protein, with translation MTTTKKTNYTKEIIERDWTVRFDEIKDKAIPLMFIDSIVPGHNRLNYALIGDTASENENYNPVITEPHGFQIGMVKAPKGNGPAFHTHEYIETFFVLTGEWRFYWGNSEDEIEGETILKPWDMISLPPYMYRGFENIAEEDAWLFSILEQHEVFDRPDPIWDPKVVKKGEEYNFRVDDKGKMIAPENFSQLEEEMAKKLKMGEK, from the coding sequence ATGACAACTACTAAAAAGACAAATTACACAAAGGAAATAATTGAAAGAGATTGGACAGTACGTTTTGATGAAATTAAGGATAAAGCAATTCCATTGATGTTTATCGACAGTATTGTTCCAGGACACAACCGTTTGAATTATGCGTTGATTGGTGATACGGCAAGTGAGAATGAAAATTATAATCCGGTAATTACAGAGCCACATGGCTTTCAAATTGGTATGGTAAAGGCTCCTAAAGGTAACGGCCCTGCATTCCATACGCATGAGTATATTGAAACATTCTTCGTACTAACAGGTGAGTGGAGATTCTACTGGGGAAATAGTGAAGACGAAATTGAAGGCGAAACAATCTTAAAGCCTTGGGATATGATTTCGTTACCTCCGTATATGTATAGAGGCTTTGAAAATATTGCGGAAGAAGATGCTTGGTTATTCTCTATCTTAGAGCAGCACGAAGTATTCGATCGTCCAGATCCAATTTGGGATCCAAAAGTAGTGAAAAAAGGGGAAGAATATAACTTCCGTGTAGATGATAAAGGTAAAATGATAGCTCCAGAGAACTTTAGTCAGCTTGAAGAAGAAATGGCCAAAAAATTAAAAATGGGTGAAAAATAA
- the hisD gene encoding histidinol dehydrogenase: MEYIKKSTNIKTETSVATEQTVKDVIKDIQLNGDEAIHKYEKKFGNNDRTSLRLSEEEIESAIASLTDEQKSLIDNVVERVSNFAKAQLDCLLPLDRDFGDGIRLGHKLIPVETVGTYVPGGRFPLLSSGVMVAAPAKVAGVKRIIACSPANYNGSIHPAIIYGLKQSGVTEIFAIGGAQAIAAMAYGSESVPQVDVISGPGNRFVAEAKRQVFGEVGIDLVAGPSEVVVFADEFSKPDLIAADLLAQAEHDPNARAILIITSKELGENTMLEVEKLLEQFDENSPAHESWDKMGEIIVVDSIQEGIEVCNEFAGEHLHLHLKETEEAVEQIHNYGSLFIGENSSVVFSDKVSGTNHTLPTNRGGRYTGGLWVGSYVKVATFQEITGPGVNTLATHASRQSEMEGLEGHHLSAFKRKAPTEVSK; this comes from the coding sequence GTGGAGTATATAAAAAAGTCAACGAACATAAAAACAGAAACATCAGTAGCAACGGAACAAACGGTAAAGGATGTTATTAAAGATATCCAATTAAATGGTGATGAGGCAATTCATAAATACGAGAAGAAGTTTGGCAATAACGATCGTACGTCACTTCGTCTATCTGAAGAAGAAATCGAGAGTGCGATTGCGAGTTTAACAGATGAACAAAAGAGTTTAATAGATAACGTAGTAGAGCGCGTGAGTAACTTTGCGAAAGCGCAATTGGATTGCTTACTTCCATTAGATAGAGATTTTGGAGATGGCATTCGTTTGGGGCATAAGTTAATCCCAGTGGAAACTGTTGGTACCTATGTTCCAGGCGGAAGATTCCCATTATTGTCTAGTGGAGTAATGGTAGCTGCCCCAGCAAAAGTAGCTGGTGTAAAGCGTATCATTGCATGTAGTCCTGCAAATTACAATGGCAGCATTCATCCAGCAATCATCTACGGATTAAAGCAATCGGGAGTTACCGAGATCTTTGCGATTGGTGGCGCTCAAGCAATAGCTGCAATGGCATACGGATCAGAAAGTGTTCCACAAGTAGATGTCATCTCCGGACCAGGTAACCGTTTCGTTGCAGAAGCGAAACGACAAGTATTCGGAGAAGTGGGCATTGACCTAGTGGCAGGACCAAGTGAAGTAGTGGTGTTTGCTGACGAATTCTCAAAACCGGATCTTATTGCTGCAGACTTACTTGCACAAGCAGAGCATGATCCGAATGCGAGAGCCATCTTAATTATCACTTCCAAAGAATTAGGAGAAAACACGATGCTAGAAGTAGAGAAACTACTAGAGCAGTTTGATGAGAATTCTCCAGCTCATGAGTCTTGGGATAAGATGGGTGAAATTATTGTAGTCGATTCGATTCAAGAAGGAATTGAAGTGTGTAATGAGTTTGCAGGCGAGCATCTTCACCTTCATTTAAAAGAGACGGAAGAAGCGGTAGAGCAGATTCACAATTACGGTTCTCTATTTATTGGTGAGAATAGTTCGGTTGTCTTCTCGGATAAGGTATCGGGTACGAACCATACATTGCCGACAAACCGTGGTGGTAGATATACCGGCGGACTTTGGGTTGGAAGTTACGTCAAAGTAGCGACATTTCAAGAGATTACTGGACCCGGTGTGAACACGTTGGCAACGCATGCGAGTCGACAGTCAGAGATGGAAGGTTTAGAGGGACACCATTTGTCTGCATTCAAACGAAAAGCGCCGACAGAGGTTTCTAAATAA
- a CDS encoding carbohydrate ABC transporter permease, with translation MNANSLKRKKMFSSIAELLGVLLVVTFLFFPILWILITSFKSGEDVYSLSLLFEPTLDNFRAIFNTENNFGKYYMNSIIVVIFTLIITLPVSVLAAYSISRYKIPGKALLMFAILATQFIPLIVNVIPFFSAFRNWGLLDTTIALIIVNLGHTIPYAIWLIKGFMDSIPIDMEEAGSIDGAGRLRILWNIVLPIAKPGIITATVFCFVVVWNEFMFALILTSREAITLPVALSYFIGENGVVWNEMAAAGVIYVIPTIIFMLIVRKEFVKGMSAGAIK, from the coding sequence ATGAATGCGAATAGCTTAAAGCGTAAAAAAATGTTCAGTTCAATTGCTGAGTTACTTGGTGTTTTGTTGGTTGTTACCTTTCTCTTTTTCCCAATACTTTGGATTCTAATCACGTCGTTTAAATCTGGAGAAGATGTATATTCGCTTAGTCTACTATTTGAACCGACACTGGATAACTTCCGGGCGATCTTCAATACGGAGAATAATTTTGGCAAGTATTACATGAATAGTATTATCGTTGTAATTTTTACGCTAATTATCACGTTACCGGTAAGTGTGTTAGCTGCATATAGCATATCTCGTTATAAAATACCGGGTAAAGCATTATTAATGTTTGCAATATTGGCAACGCAGTTTATCCCGTTAATCGTAAATGTTATCCCTTTCTTCTCTGCGTTCCGTAACTGGGGACTATTGGATACGACGATTGCGCTAATTATCGTCAACTTAGGACATACGATTCCATATGCAATCTGGTTGATTAAAGGATTTATGGATAGCATTCCTATTGATATGGAGGAAGCTGGATCCATTGATGGTGCTGGTAGATTACGAATCTTGTGGAATATCGTATTGCCAATTGCAAAGCCAGGAATCATTACAGCGACGGTATTCTGTTTTGTAGTCGTATGGAATGAATTTATGTTTGCGTTAATTCTAACAAGTAGAGAAGCAATTACACTTCCAGTAGCACTTTCCTACTTTATTGGTGAGAACGGAGTAGTTTGGAATGAAATGGCAGCTGCGGGAGTGATTTATGTTATACCTACGATCATCTTTATGCTTATTGTACGTAAGGAATTTGTAAAAGGAATGAGTGCAGGTGCGATTAAATAA